GCTGTAATTATGAGGACTGGCAATCTTGCAAGCAAAACCCAAGTATAGAGTGTGAATGCTGATCATAACACCTGCCAACGGTCGTATTTGCATTTAGTTAGGCAGATATCGCACAGTATTTGCATTTCGTGGTTGCATTACTTCCGTGCCCACATGATGGTTTCGTTTCTTTCTTAGCTATTTACGTAAACTTATGTACTGCAACCAAAATTGCAGGCAAGAAGAATTTGAAAAGTCTGCAGCAGGGAGAGCTGCACGTGCACAGCAACAGCAACAAGCAGCTGCAAAGCAAGCTGCCAGCTCTAACAAAGGCGAACCAGTATTAAAGGTATGAGTCGTATGACTGACTGAATTTCCAAGTATTCAATAATACCATAGGACTGGCGGAATCTCTGTCGCTTATTTGCTAATTATGCATGATGCTGTGAAAGTACGGGCTATGAAGGCACTCTACGATGCAGCTTATTCATATGGTGTGCTGGGGTTTTGATTTGCCACCTTGTATAGTTCAtatatttgattgttttttgtTGATCTTGTGGATGCAGTGGTCAATGGGTTGAGGCCTTTTGTCTGTCTCTCCATCAACTCCCAACTGTAAGTCAATGAACGTTCCACCTAGTAAAACACATTAAGTTCTGCGTAAACTATAATCTTGTGATGGTTTCAACTTTTTGCATATAAGTTCATTTCAATTCCAATAGACGGATTATCTGTATGTGTTGTAGCGTATTGGTTGAGATGAAATCTCATATAGTTCCACAagtttttgttttcgtttttcTCGCATTTAATCTTCACTGTCTGCAGTGTTTATACAGATACAATATGTTTCGTGGATTGCCAATTCCTCTTGTGCCGAGAACAATACTCCAGATCTCCAAAGAAAGTTGCTGTTATCGATCGTCATTCATTTCGTCATTATTTTTGCATATGGAATGTCAAGAAAATAATAACAGTTGCAAAATTCGTGCTTTTGTGCGTATCTTAATAATTCAATCCGGGCCGTTCATTTTTTGGTCCtacaaatttatattttgatatttCAGTTTTTGTTCATGGTTTGCCCCCATCAAGTGGCTAATACAGATTGGATTTTAACTAATAGTGAATAGATATGTACATTCCAATCATAAGAATCTGATACCAAGCAATGGTCAGTGGAACAAGTAATCACCTCTAATCTTACGAATAATTAGGAATCCACTAACTATTACAGAAAGCTTCGAACTGGAGCTGAAAGCTGAAGCTCGTGCGCAGCTTGAAAAAAGTCTGCTGCTTGTTGTAACAATCCTTCCTTCTTTGAAATCAATCCGAGGTTCAACCACGCCTCGTGGTTTGTCGGTTCTAATCGCAGCGCGTTCATTAGAAAGCTTCTTGCTATAGGGAGTGACTGGCTACCGAGTTTCATCAACACTTCTGCAGTCGAAACGATGCTTGGAACATAATCTGGCTCTATCGACAATGAGACCGAGAAGGAAATCAGGGCTTCCTTGTATTGCGATTGAGCTTCAAATAACTTACCTGCCGACAAATTGGACAAAAACATGAACATATTTTGCATCTTAATGCTCTAGGAAAACATTTCACGAGGGGAAAAATCGTACCTGTCGTATGCCAACTATGGGGTGAATAGAATTCAATCAACTTGGCTTTGTTGGCGCATATTTCTGCATCAGTCCACAAACCAAGTTTTGTATAAACGGTTGCCAAGTCCCGCCAGGCTTCCTTTTCCAAATTTCTTTCCACAAATGCCTGCAGAGCAAAGAAGAGCAAGATGTTTACAGAGAAGCAAAAGCATACCGACTTTCAACTATGTATATTGCAAAGGGTTTAGAATTAAAGAATACAAACCTCAGAATCAAAGGGTTTCTCTTGCTCGGAGTTTTTCGCTTTTTGATCCCTTTGTGCTTGGACAACAGTTAGCAACATTCTGTAGGTTTCTATTGCTTGCTTAGGATGTTCCTGAGCAACTTGAAGCACAGCTTTCAGTCTGAGCAGTTCTAACTGATCCACTCTTCCGGCTTCGTCCAAAGCAAAATCAACTATTGTTTCAGCATCCTTGAACTGCTGCTCTGCGGAAACTATAAGCGCCAATAGCTTCCAACCTTGTCCTGAGCTGCCAGCCACCATATCTGAGTACTTCATTGCGTTACTGAAAGCTGCATCCAGATTTCTTTGCACTGCATTTTCGAGGCCCAGACTAAACACCACCTCGGGATCCTCCTTCCCGTTAAGAGCAGCAAGGTTTAGAGAGTTCAAGGATTCACTTTGAAAAGACACTCTTTCAGAATCCGACAGAGAAGCTCTTGCTGCACCGCCATAGCAAACACCAAGATATTTATGGCATTGACCCATGAAATGCTCGCATTGATGATTCACCAAGTCAATAGCTTTATGCGAAAATTCTATCCCTTCGCGAGCATGAATTGGATCTTGTGAGCACAATTTTGCTCCCAACAGAAAAGAAGGGAAGTGAGGCTTGTTCTTTGCTTCCGAACAGCCTGCAACCTTTTTCAAAAGGTTCAAGGCTACTTCATTTTTTCCACAGGCACTATAACAAAGAGCAAGAAAGTACCATCTCTCCGCTCGTCTATATAATCCCGGAAGAGCCTGCTCCACATGATCTGCTAATAATTCATACAATCCGGTAAGAGAAAGAGCATAAGTCAGATGATCCATGATTTCTGGATCCCACTTTATCTCTCGCAAAGCCACCTTTTTCATAAGAATTACCAACAACAGAATTGCTTCTTCTGTATTATTTTTAGGCATAGTTATGCCCCATATTTGTGAATGAGGGGGAAGGTTTGCTTCAACACCGCCGTAGAGTAATGTGCAAGCTAAGCTTTTCTGAATAGCAGCTAACCTCTCCGGATCCaaattccatggcttgattagaGCCCGGCGATATGCAGTAATAGCCTCATCAAGATAGCCTGCCTTTGTCCATAAATTGGGGAGCAGCTCGAGCGCTTTGTGAAACATGTCTGGCAATTTGCAGTCCTCGCCAATGTCTTGAAGCATTCCATTAGGTAAAGCTGATTCAACCGTATCAAGAATAACTTTGCACTCCTTTGCAGCATCTGATGaataagaagaaagcacaaaaacATGCAAACTAATCAATACTAATCAAAATCTCATCATAATAATCTGATTGCAATCTAAtttactgggaagttcttgctCGATGCAATATATACCAATCTCGATCCAATGCTGAATTATACTACAACACGAAAGCGTAAGCAAATACCTATATATCTTCCAAGTTCTCCCAATGATATTGCCTTGAGTAATATTGCTTCAATAAGTAGGCTCACAGAGTGCATTGACATTACACTGGGAAGAACCACAGTATCTCCTTTCGTGCGCGGCtttctttgcctagttctctcCACGATAGCCTTGGCCATCCGCGGGgttaaatttctaatttcaaTACCTTGAAACACCTGAAGTGCAGCATCAAAATTCCCCCTTTGGAATTCAAGCCTCCCcaacaaagctctagcttcctAAAAGCCCATAAGAAAAGGATATTAAACATTAGTAAAAGTAGAGCAAGGAAACCAATTAATCATCGATCGACAATCTTAGGgcccgtttgataaccatttcggtGTTTAGCTTTCGGGTTTTAGTTTTTAGTATTCTTAACATGAACTTCAATTAATGAAACACACACACTAACCTCATAATTCAAAGATAGAGCTTCTTTAAGAGTGGATTCAGCTTCATCCACTTGAATGTCTTCAAATTTGGACTCCCAGTCGCCGGTCCTAGACGAAAGGCAACTCGCCGAGAAGTCCCTCGTGGCAAGGGACTCCGGGGACTGCGGCGGCTCCTCGAATTTGAATTGCTCTCCTGAACAAGCACACAACATCTTCTCCACAAATCTTGGACCCCTGTGATTCGATTCACACACAATCTTGGGGCAAAAAAATTCACTTCTATGTGATTTGTTTCAATTGTGCACACACCTGGAAATAGTAAAACATCAAAACATGTCAACATGTCACCgtcattgaagaaacaaaaacaaatgcaagcaaCAAAATTATGAGTCGTACGGATTTTGCTATGAAAAAATGGTCGGAAACAGAAAGCAACAACGTAGATCCCCACAGCAGCATAGGCAATACCGAACAAGAAACAACATTTGCAAACAAAACCCAGCAAATCCgagttttttaatattaaaaataaaaaccaataaAAATACTGGAAATTAAAGGGCATAGATTTGGAGGCAAAGACCGAGTCTTTGAAAAGAACATTGAGGAAGTTGAAAAGGGCGAGACAAACGATGAGGGACAGGGTTTTTTGAAATTACCCCAGAAAGAAAATCACAACGTGATTTGTAGCAGTCGTGGAAGATGTGAAagctacctctctctctctctctctctctctctctctctctctctctctctctcttcacgcTCTCTCTAGTCTGATTTttaagggttttttttctttcagaaattcggaatctttttgtatttttcaggttcaaaggaaCCCAATGAAAATGGTGTGACGATGGAGGGAAAAACAAATATTACGAGGTGGGATGAGTAGATggtcagatttttttcatggtTGGGTTGTCTTTTTCTATCTGCTGACTTTGTTTAGTCCAGAAAGGATAATAAAATTTTGCCTGCCTAGGCAAAAGTTGTTGCAGGCTTGTAGGCCTCACACATTAGCATTTGCAATCTAAAAATGTTCATGGTAAACTACATGATTAGCTAATCTAGTTATGTTCTTGCATCAGTGTGGTTATGCAAATGAGATTCGttgattaaaaattaattatcgTTATATCATTGATAATGTGTTGATATTAACGGACATCctttcttaaaaaaattgagttttgatgTGTTATTCATATCATAAAAGCTAACATAATGTACTAACATGTTAACAATTTGCGTGCATTATGTAATCAGAGAGAGGTTTTGTTGCTTGGATTACTATTGAATCTAAATGGGAGGGAAATCTTGTTGAATGAATTAAATCCAAAATTCCACAGCATGTTGAATTCAAGGTATATAGCTGGGGGTAGCTGCCCCCTTGAAGGAGAAGAGCATGTGCTGTGAATGTAGGTTGCTGACTTGGCTGCCTGGTTGGCCTTTTTATTCAgggaaatttttagttgtgacgggaacacggattgtacaccacgtgtttttatgcaagtaatggaaaattttaatttttaggtcattaacattttaacacacataacccacAATTTCTATAGAAACACGTGGCATACTACCTAATGTgacggtcacattgaaaaatctttcatttatttgtttagTTCAACTAACATGAATCATTGTGAATCATGATACCATGCCCAAAGGCAACGAGGGGATGAGTACAAACTACTCACTCCAACGCCATTGCCATCATTTGTGTTTTAGCATTAGATAGATCTCTTTACCCTTTTTACTTACTTGATTTACTTTTAGGGTTGTTAAAATTTGCTTTGTAATGTGtagtttggttattttttaaggaaaattaataaaaagtgtttgaaaattttgagttttaacgataaagacaaaataaagggtaaaatgaatagtaccatgattgacttttcagtgtaaaaatatgatttttcgttaaagtgaacagtatcatgagtttttcgttaaagttttctattttttatcaGAATAATGTTATTCAGACTTTtttaaaaacaagtttaaataTAAGTAATATCTGTTTATCCGCATGTACTATAATGAGCATAAAATACAATGTAAATTTTAATACAAATACTACAAGGGTCAGCAAATttcacttgaatttttttttaaagagtgTGATTTGAAGTCTAATAATCACGTGTATGAATTAAGGTATTATTTGTGCGtggattaattattattattattattttaaataaaaaatttgacaaCTAGTGATAAGTTACGGTTATTCACTTATTTGTTGTCTGAAAAAACTATTTATAATTTCATCCTATTCATAGTCACAGTCAGTTCGGAACATCTAACTCCGAACCTcacacatttttatttatttattgaaaaGTCTTAATTCGCGTCCTTACCACTAATTGCATGGATTAATTTATTGGATGCGAACCTCAATGGCATATATTAAGCAAAAGCAGGACATCATGGTACCAATATTTAGATAATAATTATCCTTTTGCCTTCTCCCAGAATCACACCAGCACGTTGCTCAAGAAGAACAAACATACACACCCAATGATCGCATTAAGTCCACTATTCCAATATATAAACACACCCTGCAACGAGATTGGCGCATCATATTCTTGCTTAATTATCGCATTAACAAATTACGAGCCAAAATAGAAGTGATTTTTCTCAGCGTGTAACAATTGTAATGCTCGTGTATCAATCACTTACGTATGTGTAATAttatacttcaaattatacTGGTGTTATTTGTATTATACTACTTATTACGCGTGAGTTTGTGACAGTACTCCAACATTTCTTGTAAAGTACAAACCAAATTCTTGAAGCTTGTGAAATTTGTGATAACGTTttgaataaagaaaacaattttctttagtaGTACCTAACACCAAGTAGTATAAAAAATGAATGAATACGATTGAAAGTAAAAGATCTAATAATTGTTAAAGTCAAATCTAACAACTAAAACACTCATAGCATTGAGTATTTAATAACATTAAAGTCGCAATATTAAAGTCACGGACTAAGATTATCTCATCTCATTTTTCCATCTCATCttctcacattttctattttgccatttttttttataaaaaattaatataagatgttgacgtgatttaaccgtgaccgttcaaatatgagaaaagaaaaagaaaaaaaaaagggagataaTCCTATTCCTAAAGTCACACCCAagcaaattataaaaaaaaagtgacatTGAGTACTGCAAatcacatatttatttttttcattttatctttgttaaaaataagaagaagaaaaaacccaCGTGATGTGTCTTCTTTTTTCTCTGAGATGTCACGTACCAGGGATTGTGGTAGTGTGATCGGAACCATAGCACGGGGAGGAAAGGTGAAGTTTTGATGTCGTTTTGTAACTTTTCTGTAAATGGTTTCTGACACTTTGATCTGAGAGCCTGAGAGTCTCCTCCCTTTCCAGTTCTCCCCCTCTGCAGCTTTCTTTCTGGGAGTCCCACCCCCACCTTCTCGTGTCTATCCCTCTAAATTTTGGATGAAATGCCTTCAGTTATTGTTTTGTTTACTAGCTAGATGCTCAACAGGCAAATTTAGAAGTTGGTTTCTTAACCATAAATAATAATTCGTAGTTGGTTTGCTAAAGTTAATTAAACCTTAATGGTTgactaaaaaatttaaaaactccaACTTACTACTTGGCATGCATCATCATCTTCATAAAACAAGATAAGTAGTTGGTTACACCTACATgttttaaaagatttttttaGTATACTGCAGGGAATATGATACACcgaaacataataaaaaaattattttaaatatcaaTGCATATATGAATTGTGGTGGTTGCTTGAAGCAGGTCGGTATGGGGGGTTATTTATGAAATGTCATCAGGCCAGCTGAAAATCTTGGGTTCTTTGAATTGGTTTGATAAGAATGTTAATGGATATGGGTCAACTCATGTTAGGCTAGTAGGACTCGGTCCAAACCAGTCATATTGGGCTGAATCAAAACCATAATATTCGTTTCTCCATGGCTctgatttttctgttttttatcGGGCATGAAAACTTGGATCGATCAGGTTATTAGTAAGACGTAATTTATACAAACATAATATTTCTCtgtattttggttttatttgacTTAATGTTGGCTGCGCATCATGTGAAAGtgtttaataaatttaaaagtaatctTAACCAGTTTGTAATCATGTTTACCTTAGCTCATCAACGCTTGAACCTTAAGAAAGTCACATGAACCTTACGGGCTCATGTGGTGACCGAGACCAgataagattggaaatgagTCAAAGTGCAATCCTATGCAGACCCATTCTTATAGCTTGTAAGACAACATATATTTGATTATTTTCAAAATACGACTTGTTAAACTGACGGCTAGAAAAATCAAGCACGAACACAACCTATTCAACTAACAGAGTTAGCACAAAACGCAACTCATTAATTAGTTAACGGGTCCAACCGCTATCAACATGGCTCACTAATATTATCTATCCCACGATTTGAACGATGGTTTCAATTATTGTTACTAAATACAAGAAGCAAACTTACTAATTAGCTTTGTCTTCCAAAGATGAAGTCTCCAATCTCCACATGATCCAAAAGAGACAAAGCTAGGTCATTTAATCTTCTTCTTTGGCTtcattttgctttgttttttgttctgttttaattaaagAACATTATTTCTATATAATTCTTAGAGAGAATTGCCCTAGTGAAAGCAGGATCCAAATCTCGTCGTATACCAAAAAAAGATTTAGTTATCTGAAAAAAGAGTCTCAAATGATCCAAATTAGCGAAgtgcttttttatttattaattgagCGAAGTATATATAATTTTACTTGTGGTTTAGTGcttgtttgataaccattttctTTTTACACAAATTTACTTGGAAGACTTGATATTTGCAAGCACATTTCACTGTGATTCACCCTctcagaccatctccaacccttggcctaaaatctaaaatttttaacTCAGAAAAGCTTTTATGCTCCAACCCGTCTGGCCTAAAATTGTAGCCCcatattattaaagaatgaatttaggctaatttttttcttaaagtaactttttaaaaataaaaaaattatgtagactatcataatttaattttatgaacattttaacctaaaaatatttagattctgatAAATACTGAAAAATCACTAACCGACACCATGtgtcacatccccgcccgggcccccaccacatcccgtgCTTAactccgccatagcacgatattgtccgccttaggccccgaccacgccctcacggttttgtttctgggaactcacacgagaacttcccagtgggtcacccatcctgaattgctctcgtgcgaactcacttaactttgaAGTTCTAAAAGAATCCGaggccagtgagctcccaaaagacctcatgctaggtaaaaatgaaaatatacatataaggcttacatgattaactcccctgggcgatgtgggatgttacaatccaccccccttaggggcctaacatcctcgtcggcacactttcgCCTagagattggcttt
Above is a window of Malus sylvestris chromosome 15, drMalSylv7.2, whole genome shotgun sequence DNA encoding:
- the LOC126603868 gene encoding uncharacterized protein LOC126603868, which gives rise to MGLLCCFDGGNSAQRKEEERVASAEALAKAAEAAQRRQEEFEKSAAGRAARAQQQQQAAAKQAASSNKGEPVLKWSMG
- the LOC126603864 gene encoding protein NPGR1, with the protein product MLCACSGEQFKFEEPPQSPESLATRDFSASCLSSRTGDWESKFEDIQVDEAESTLKEALSLNYEEARALLGRLEFQRGNFDAALQVFQGIEIRNLTPRMAKAIVERTRQRKPRTKGDTVVLPSVMSMHSVSLLIEAILLKAISLGELGRYIDAAKECKVILDTVESALPNGMLQDIGEDCKLPDMFHKALELLPNLWTKAGYLDEAITAYRRALIKPWNLDPERLAAIQKSLACTLLYGGVEANLPPHSQIWGITMPKNNTEEAILLLVILMKKVALREIKWDPEIMDHLTYALSLTGLYELLADHVEQALPGLYRRAERWYFLALCYSACGKNEVALNLLKKVAGCSEAKNKPHFPSFLLGAKLCSQDPIHAREGIEFSHKAIDLVNHQCEHFMGQCHKYLGVCYGGAARASLSDSERVSFQSESLNSLNLAALNGKEDPEVVFSLGLENAVQRNLDAAFSNAMKYSDMVAGSSGQGWKLLALIVSAEQQFKDAETIVDFALDEAGRVDQLELLRLKAVLQVAQEHPKQAIETYRMLLTVVQAQRDQKAKNSEQEKPFDSEAFVERNLEKEAWRDLATVYTKLGLWTDAEICANKAKLIEFYSPHSWHTTGKLFEAQSQYKEALISFSVSLSIEPDYVPSIVSTAEVLMKLGSQSLPIARSFLMNALRLEPTNHEAWLNLGLISKKEGLLQQAADFFQAAHELQLSAPVRSFL